From Phragmites australis chromosome 5, lpPhrAust1.1, whole genome shotgun sequence, a single genomic window includes:
- the LOC133917374 gene encoding uncharacterized protein LOC133917374 — translation MMNCFFLEAAVDGVDRNAEQDVDAYTETQERSSSPNQDGREAVFFDLSLSDEELCVDGNTRSAKDVNQGVVTTRGRSPSSSSSRHLLRPWPLPTVPGCNFRMIDRWCEEVRYKDPNY, via the exons ATGATGAACTGCTTCTTCTTGGAGGCCGCCGTGGACGGAGTCGATCGGAACGCGGAGCAAGACGTGGACGCGTACACAGAGACCCAGGAACGAAGCTCGTCGCCAAACCAAGACGGACGTGAAGCCGTCTTCTTCGACCTCTCTTTGTCCGACGAAGAGCTCTGCGTCGACGGGAATACGAGGAGTGCCAAGGACGTGAACCAGGGCGTAGTCACCACCAGGGGCAGATCGccgtcgtcttcttcctctcgtCATCTCCTTCGACCCTGGCCGCTACCTACTGTCCCAG GCTGTAATTTCCGAATGATTGATCGCTGGTGTGAAGAAGTGAGATACAAGGATCCAAACTATTAA
- the LOC133917375 gene encoding uncharacterized protein LOC133917375: MMNCFFLEAAVDGVDRNAEQDVDAYTETQERSSSPNQDGREAVFFDLSLSDEELCVDGNTRSAKDVNQGVVTTRGRSPSSSSSRHLLRPWPLPTVPEFRRGRVELQPFQC, encoded by the exons ATGATGAACTGCTTCTTCTTGGAGGCCGCCGTGGACGGAGTCGATCGGAACGCGGAGCAAGACGTGGACGCGTACACAGAGACCCAGGAACGAAGCTCGTCGCCAAACCAAGACGGACGTGAAGCCGTCTTCTTCGACCTCTCTTTGTCCGACGAAGAGCTCTGCGTCGACGGGAATACGAGGAGTGCCAAGGACGTGAACCAGGGCGTAGTCACCACCAGGGGCAGATCGccgtcgtcttcttcctctcgtCATCTCCTTCGACCCTGGCCGCTACCTACTGTCCCAG AGTTCAGACGAGGAAGAGTGGAACTACAACCTTTCCAGTGTTGA
- the LOC133918447 gene encoding protein RGF1 INDUCIBLE TRANSCRIPTION FACTOR 1-like encodes MEMRPGWVGGLVAESFFVACPAHESRKKNEKNIFCLGCCASICPHCAPAHRHHPLLQVRRYVYHDVVRLGDLEKLIDCSYVQSYTINSAKVIFLKPRPQSRPFKGSGNVCLTCDRILQEPFHFCSLSCKVDHVMMQGGDLSNILQYYGEPDQLAFPRFENLRVDGSDLDDDTDGGQVTPNSILEDPMHHYGGGGGSSDNGDTRVSGGGQRGEAVAAEKRRKGGGFFPKIVLSLSNRRKGAPHRSPLA; translated from the exons atggagatgaGGCCCGGGTGGGTTGGCGGCCTGGTGGCGGAGAGCTTCTTCGTGGCTTGCCCCGCGCACGAGAGCCGCAAGAAGAACGAGAAGAACATCTTCTGCCTCGGCTGCTGCGCCAGCATCTGCCCCCACTGCGCACCCGCGCACCGCCACCATCCTCTCCTCCAG GTGCGACGCTACGTGTACCATGACGTCGTCCGCCTTGGTGACCTCGAGAAGCTCATTGACTGCTCTTATGTTCAG TCCTACACGATCAACAGTGCGAAGGTGATCTTCCTGAAGCCGAGGCCTCAGTCCAGGCCGTTCAAGGGCTCCGGCAACGTCTGCTTGACATGTGACCGGATCCTCCAAGAACCCTTCCATTTCTGCTCCCTCTCTTGCAAG GTGGATCATGTGATGATGCAGGGAGGGGACCTGTCCAACATCCTGCAGTACTACGGCGAGCCGGACCAGCTCGCCTTCCCGCGGTTCGAGAACCTCCGCGTCGATGGCTCGGACCTCGACGACGACACCGACGGCGGGCAGGTCACCCCAAACTCAATCCTTGAGGACCCGATGCACCactacggcggcggcggtgggtcGAGCGACAATGGTGACACTAGGGTCAGTGGCGGTGGGCAGCGCggcgaggcggtggcggcggagaagagaaggaaaggggGAGGGTTCTTCCCCAAGATTGTGCTGTCACTGAGCAACAGAAGGAAGGGTGCCCCCCACAGGTCACCTCTGGCCTAA